From Hydra vulgaris chromosome 15, alternate assembly HydraT2T_AEP, one genomic window encodes:
- the LOC136091812 gene encoding uncharacterized protein LOC136091812, with protein MADCLHKKCAVCLTQFGKKSSKIQKITPAIETKIKTFVWSQYSLDVTNYPKVICNNCHRNLYDLDKNKVEYLGNWIVKISKIDRLHLRRSSNIKDIVDEISASNDSEHAKSSRLCSTCFGFVVQGVAHICTESRAVNNLIEAAEQLGPKYLERVASGILKHKMEAENICRRQKFQLATQGSPLNIVFKQKN; from the exons ATGGCGGACTGTTTACATAAAAAGTGTGCTGTTTGTCTTACACAGTTCGGGAAAAAATCatctaaaattcaaaagatCACTCCAGCAATtgaaacaaagataaaaactttcGTCTGGAGTCAGTATAGTTTAGATGTAACCAACTATCCCAAGGTTATTTGTAACAATTGCCACAGAAACCTCTATGATCTCGACAAGAACAAGGTGGAGTACCTAGGGAACTGGATAGTGAAGATATCCAAG aTTGATAGATTGCATCTTAGAAGATCATCAAATATCAAAGACATTGTTGATGAAATCAGTGCTTCTAATGATTCTGAACATGCAAAGTCTTCCAGACTATGTTCAACATGCTTTGGCTTTGTag tgcAAGGAGTGGCTCATATCTGTACAGAGAGCAGAGCTGTGAACAATCTCATTGAAGCGGCAGAACAGCTTGGACCTAAATATTTAGAACGGGTAGCCTCAG GTATACTTAAGCACAAGATGGAAGctgaaaatatttgtagaagACAGAAGTTTCAGTTGGCTACTCAAGGGTCTCCTTTGAACATTgtgttcaaacaaaaaaactga
- the LOC136091517 gene encoding uncharacterized protein LOC136091517 gives MADKIDIKIYPLVRLTEIDSQGCLYFGILRKWTLKYLEFNETHTEKSKPQNDLQCKNVLNKFLNDSRVKRIIYSNNSVVNRGCTKYTAQCKERSYFNFKLMKRVNTPPCCREKLLKMLSCFTHELQRLNVTHMLAFGSVLGWARNGKLVPYDHDIDLIADKRFWKTNLFDDILQKLENENGFKTKILDNGVKLRILYSSTNRNFIEAWPYEITKRKNISKVKVPHNDWIVQPLENIFPERYVSFESIMTYVPRDPPSYLNILYKNWKNELDCSYKVGKKCSEKRSKNPAIKNFRKNSIRSKRM, from the exons ATGGCTgacaaaattgatattaaaatttatcCTCTTGTGAGATTAACTGAAATCGATTCTCAAGGATGCTTGTATTTTGGGATACTACGCA AATGGACGTTGAAATATTTGGAGTTTAATGAAACTCATACAGAAAAAAGCAAACCCCAAAATGATCTtcaatgtaaaaatgttttaaacaagtttttaaacg ATAGCAGAGTAAAGCGTATTATTTATAGCAATAATTCTGTTGTAAACCGTGGTTGCACAAAGTATACAGCTCAATGCAAGGAAAGATCTTATTTTAACTTCAAATTAATGAAAAGAGTCAACACTCCTCCCTGCTGCagagaaaaacttttaaagatgttaagTTGTTTTACTCATGAACTGCAAAGGTTAAATGTAACCCACATGTTGGCATTCGGATCAGTATTAGGATGGGCCCGAAACGGAAAATTAGTTCCATATGATCACGACATTGATTTGATAGCTGATAAAAGATTTTGgaaaactaatttatttgatGACATTTTACAAAAGCTGGAAAatgaaaatggatttaaaacaaaaattttagataatggCGTAAAATTGCGAATACTTTACAGCTCAACCAATCGTAACTTTATTGAAGCTTGGCCCTATGAAATAACAAAGCGCAAAAACATTTCCAAAGTTAAAGTACCGCATAATGATTGGATAGTACAAcctttagaaaatattttcccAGAACGCTATGTGAGCTTTGAAAGCATAATGACGTATGTACCACGTGATCCACCcagttatttaaacattttgtataaaaattggaaaaacgAACTCGATTGCTCTTATAAAGTAGGCAAAAAATGTAGtgaaaaaagatctaaaaaccCGGCAATTAAAAACTTTCGTAAAAACAGCATTCGAAGTAAGCGCATGTAA